A window from Catharus ustulatus isolate bCatUst1 chromosome 14, bCatUst1.pri.v2, whole genome shotgun sequence encodes these proteins:
- the YIPF6 gene encoding protein YIPF6, with protein sequence MTSSGLHVAGAAKMAAAEGSGAGGTLVSEFPGLADVSISQDIPVEGEITVPVGSHSPDDDYSTLDEPVKDTIMRDLKAVGKKFVHVMYPRKSSALLRDWDLWGPLVLCVSLALMLQGGSADSKDDGGPQFAEVFVIIWFGAVVITLNSKLLGGTISFFQSLCVLGYCVMPLTVAMLVCRLVLLAGAGTVSFIIRLIVVGAMFAWSTLASTAFLADSQPPNRKALVVYPIFLFYFVISWMILTFTPQ encoded by the exons ATGACGTCAAGTGGCCTCCACGTCGCCGGGGCggccaagatggcggcggccgaggggagcggggccggggggacTCTGGTGAGCgag TTCCCAGGTCTGGCAGATGTGTCGATATCCCAGGATATTCCAGTGGAAGGGGAGAtcactgtccctgtgggatCTCACTCTCCTGATGATGATTACTCCACATTGGATGAGCCAGTCAAGGACACAATT ATGAGGGACCTGAAGGCCGTTGGGAAGAAGTTTGTCCATGTCATGTATCCCAGGAAGAGCAGCGCGCTCCTCAGGGACT gggaTCTGTGGGGCCCGTTGGTGCTGTGTGTCTCCCTGGCTCT gatgctgcagggtgGCTCTGCAGACAGCAAGGATGATGGAGGGCCCCAGTTTGCCGAGGTCTTTGTCATCATCTGGTTTGGGGCCGTTGTCATCACGCTCAACTCGAAGCTTCTGGGAGGAACCAT ctccttcTTCCAGagcctgtgtgtgctggggtaCTGTGTGATGCCGCTGACCGTGGCCATGCTGGTGtgcaggctggtgctgctggcaggcgCGGGCACCGTCAGCTTCATCATCCGCCTCATCGTGGTGGGGGCCATGTTCGCCTGGTCCACCTTGG catccACGGCGTTCCTGGCGGACAGCCAGCCCCCCAACCGCAAGGCGCTCGTCGTGTACCCCATCTTCCTCTTCTACTTTGTCATCAGCTGGATGATCCTGACCTTCACCCCCCAGTGA